One genomic region from Haloarcula taiwanensis encodes:
- a CDS encoding V-type ATP synthase subunit I, whose translation MLRPEKMCRVSVTGSKRAMEQTIEAVHDLDMLHVTEYDGSWDGFEPGNSLEGTNEVSDKLVTVRSLQSILDVSEEDAGPTRVVTDEAIEEQLDEVRTAVNELDDRRDDVRDELRAVEDRINTMAPFVTLGIDLDLLRGYDSLSVVVGEGDSDEIETVLAASDIETFELFTEDGVVAVFAQADEDALQDALVGATFSRLEVPEGDGDPTSYLEELEHEKQQLESKLSTVEDELNELRLDHAGFLLAAEEKLAIEAQKGEAPLTFATTENAFIAEGWIPNERYEEFEQALSSAVGDAVDIDRIEIAEYDSDGHAESHEEVEREGGNGGEPVGSSVDAPEPESERQPQETVADGGVITMGSDDPPVIQDNPSGVRPFEDLVEVVNRPKYGEFDPTVAFFLTFPAFFGFMIGDLGYGLLYLALGYGLYSKVDSDVLKSLGGVAMWAGGFTALFGVLYGEVFGLHTISNVFWPALGFKSAPMHKGLQPHYADYALAWLTVSLLAGTVHLAAGWIFDFIENLSHSLWDAVTESGSWLLMLFGLWAWVFSGANGAAPDFLYTAEAGVFAGNPYAWGFTGLPAINLFTIPGLGAPFSAWLILFFAGLVLLALADPIEVVEFLNVLVNVLSYTRLAAVLLAKAGMAFVVNLLFFGAYSHDGEFHFLIGHGPEWAISEYGAEAIMFPGLIHSGIAAALVGVLILVIGHLLVLVLGITSAGLQGVRLEYVEFFGKFFEGGGKRYNPFGYERTYTTED comes from the coding sequence ATGCTCAGACCTGAGAAGATGTGCCGCGTCTCGGTGACGGGGTCGAAACGCGCGATGGAGCAGACAATCGAGGCCGTCCACGACCTCGATATGCTCCACGTCACCGAGTATGACGGCTCCTGGGACGGATTCGAACCCGGGAACTCGCTCGAGGGAACCAACGAGGTCTCGGATAAGCTCGTCACGGTTCGCTCGCTCCAGTCAATTCTGGATGTCAGTGAGGAGGACGCCGGTCCGACCCGAGTTGTCACTGACGAGGCGATCGAGGAACAACTCGACGAGGTGCGGACGGCGGTCAACGAACTCGACGACCGGCGCGACGATGTCCGTGATGAACTCCGGGCCGTCGAGGACCGGATCAACACGATGGCCCCGTTCGTCACGCTTGGCATCGATCTCGACCTGCTCCGTGGCTACGACTCGCTGTCAGTCGTCGTCGGCGAGGGCGACAGCGACGAGATCGAGACCGTCCTTGCAGCTAGCGACATCGAAACGTTCGAGCTGTTCACCGAGGACGGCGTCGTCGCCGTGTTCGCACAGGCCGACGAAGACGCTCTGCAGGACGCACTGGTCGGGGCGACGTTCTCCCGGCTCGAAGTCCCAGAAGGCGACGGCGACCCGACGTCATATCTCGAAGAGCTGGAACACGAGAAACAGCAGCTCGAATCGAAGCTCTCGACCGTCGAAGACGAACTCAATGAACTCCGTCTCGACCACGCCGGATTCCTGCTCGCAGCCGAGGAGAAACTGGCTATCGAGGCCCAGAAGGGCGAAGCGCCGCTCACCTTCGCGACGACGGAAAACGCCTTCATCGCCGAGGGGTGGATTCCGAACGAGCGCTACGAGGAGTTCGAGCAGGCCCTTTCGAGCGCTGTCGGCGATGCTGTCGACATCGACAGGATCGAAATCGCCGAGTACGACAGCGACGGGCACGCGGAGTCTCACGAGGAAGTCGAGCGCGAGGGCGGCAACGGCGGCGAACCGGTCGGCAGTTCGGTCGATGCTCCCGAGCCGGAGAGCGAGCGCCAACCGCAGGAAACCGTCGCTGACGGCGGCGTCATCACGATGGGCAGCGACGACCCACCGGTCATTCAGGACAACCCGAGCGGCGTGCGACCCTTCGAGGACCTCGTCGAGGTCGTCAACCGACCGAAGTACGGCGAGTTCGACCCAACGGTCGCCTTCTTCCTGACGTTCCCGGCCTTCTTCGGGTTCATGATCGGTGACCTCGGCTACGGGCTCCTGTACCTCGCACTCGGATACGGGCTGTACTCGAAGGTTGACAGTGACGTGCTCAAAAGCCTGGGCGGCGTTGCGATGTGGGCCGGTGGCTTCACCGCGCTGTTCGGTGTGCTGTACGGTGAGGTGTTCGGCTTGCACACCATTTCGAACGTCTTCTGGCCCGCGCTGGGATTCAAGAGCGCGCCGATGCACAAGGGACTCCAGCCGCACTACGCCGACTACGCGCTGGCGTGGCTGACAGTCAGCCTGCTTGCCGGGACGGTCCACCTCGCTGCGGGCTGGATATTCGACTTCATCGAGAACCTGAGCCACAGCCTCTGGGACGCCGTCACCGAAAGCGGGTCGTGGCTGCTGATGCTGTTTGGCCTCTGGGCGTGGGTGTTCTCCGGCGCGAACGGTGCAGCGCCAGACTTCCTCTATACCGCTGAGGCAGGTGTCTTCGCAGGGAATCCGTACGCATGGGGATTCACTGGGCTGCCAGCGATCAATCTCTTCACGATTCCGGGACTGGGTGCGCCGTTCTCGGCGTGGCTCATCCTCTTCTTTGCCGGCCTCGTGCTGCTGGCGCTCGCCGACCCAATCGAGGTCGTCGAGTTCCTCAACGTGCTGGTGAACGTCCTGTCGTACACGCGGCTGGCTGCCGTACTGCTGGCCAAGGCAGGGATGGCCTTCGTGGTCAATCTGCTGTTCTTCGGCGCGTACTCACACGACGGTGAGTTCCACTTCCTCATCGGGCACGGGCCTGAGTGGGCAATCTCCGAATACGGCGCGGAAGCGATCATGTTCCCCGGGCTCATCCACTCCGGTATCGCCGCCGCGCTGGTCGGGGTTCTCATCCTGGTCATCGGGCATCTACTCGTGCTGGTGCTCGGCATCACCAGCGCCGGACTCCAGGGCGTCCGACTTGAGTACGTGGAGTTCTTCGGCAAGTTCTTCGAAGGCGGCGGGAAGCGGTACAACCCGTTCGGCTACGAACGCACCTACACGACCGAGGACTGA
- a CDS encoding F0F1 ATP synthase subunit C: protein MIETIALLVNAVLQEGTASAPAIPASAGAALAVGLAALGSGYAERGIGAAAVGAIAEDESMFGRGLILTVLPETLVILALVVVFVV from the coding sequence ATGATCGAAACCATCGCACTCCTTGTCAACGCAGTACTGCAGGAAGGTACCGCCAGTGCTCCAGCTATTCCGGCTTCAGCCGGCGCAGCGCTTGCCGTCGGACTCGCCGCGCTCGGTTCGGGGTATGCGGAACGTGGGATCGGGGCCGCCGCCGTCGGCGCAATCGCAGAAGACGAGAGCATGTTCGGCCGCGGACTCATCCTGACAGTCCTGCCGGAAACGCTCGTCATTCTCGCGCTTGTCGTCGTCTTCGTCGTCTAA
- a CDS encoding V-type ATP synthase subunit E (produces ATP from ADP in the presence of a proton gradient across the membrane; the E subunit is part of the catalytic core of the ATP synthase complex) yields the protein MSLQTVVEDIRDEARARAQEISDEADERAEEIIADAEADAEQIREDREAEVERTIEQEREQRLSSAKLEAKQARLNARRDILEDVHGDVEDALAALEGDRREELTRALLDAAVEEFGDSDELSVYGRASDQSLLEDVLDDYDGATYAGERDCLGGVVVESGESRVRVNNTFDSILEDVWEDNLKAISDRLFEDQ from the coding sequence ATGAGCCTTCAAACAGTCGTAGAGGATATCCGCGACGAGGCCCGCGCGCGTGCTCAGGAGATTAGCGACGAGGCCGACGAACGTGCCGAGGAGATTATTGCTGATGCCGAGGCCGACGCCGAGCAGATCCGAGAGGATCGCGAGGCAGAGGTCGAGCGGACCATCGAGCAGGAGCGAGAGCAGCGGCTCTCCTCCGCGAAGCTCGAGGCCAAACAGGCTCGGCTCAACGCCCGGCGTGACATCCTCGAAGACGTTCACGGTGACGTCGAGGACGCGCTTGCGGCCCTCGAAGGGGACAGACGAGAGGAACTGACACGCGCACTGCTCGACGCCGCTGTCGAGGAATTCGGCGACAGCGACGAGCTGTCGGTGTACGGCCGTGCGTCGGACCAGTCGCTTCTCGAGGATGTACTCGATGACTACGACGGCGCGACGTACGCCGGCGAACGGGACTGCCTCGGCGGCGTCGTCGTCGAGAGCGGTGAGTCACGGGTCCGTGTGAACAACACGTTCGATTCCATCCTGGAGGACGTCTGGGAGGACAACCTGAAAGCAATCAGCGACCGCCTGTTCGAAGACCAATGA
- a CDS encoding ATP synthase A1 subunit C — translation MSSRTGTSGQGSNYEYVIARVRARSASLFDDDDYRKLVRMGTGEIARFMEETEYETEMNALGSRYDGVDLVEYALNRNLAKHFDDLLRWSEGALYDYIARYLRKFDVWNVKTVIRGLYSDAERTEVEDDLIRAGEFADRRIEDLLNAGSIEEVVEQLDDTIFGESLAEAFDVYEESGVLVPLENALDRAFYETLLSGLPDNPEVDSPTGLYVEFLETEVDFRNLRNALRLARSGADIDPSEYFIEGGQLFDAQEVAQLSTNLDQLVSAVRESKYGEDLDQALSALEEADNLIDFERALDAALLEYADRLSNRYPLSVCPVLSYVLAKEREVDNIRAIARGREAGLGPDEVEQELVIL, via the coding sequence ATGAGTTCGCGAACGGGAACGAGCGGCCAGGGAAGCAACTACGAGTACGTCATCGCACGGGTTCGTGCCCGCAGCGCATCCCTGTTCGACGATGACGACTACCGGAAGCTGGTCCGCATGGGGACGGGCGAAATCGCCCGCTTCATGGAGGAAACAGAGTACGAGACCGAGATGAACGCGCTCGGCTCCCGGTACGACGGCGTCGACCTTGTGGAGTACGCGCTGAACCGTAACCTCGCGAAACACTTCGACGACCTGCTTCGCTGGTCCGAGGGGGCGCTGTACGACTACATCGCCCGCTACCTGCGGAAGTTCGACGTGTGGAACGTCAAAACCGTTATCCGCGGGCTCTACTCGGACGCAGAGCGGACGGAGGTCGAGGACGACCTCATCCGGGCCGGCGAGTTCGCCGACCGCCGCATCGAGGACCTGCTGAACGCCGGTTCTATCGAGGAGGTCGTCGAGCAACTCGACGACACCATCTTCGGCGAGTCACTGGCCGAGGCGTTCGACGTGTACGAGGAAAGCGGCGTCCTCGTGCCCCTGGAGAACGCGCTCGACCGCGCCTTCTACGAGACGTTGCTGTCGGGACTGCCGGACAACCCCGAGGTCGACAGTCCGACCGGGCTGTACGTCGAGTTCCTGGAGACGGAAGTCGACTTCCGCAACCTCCGGAACGCGCTCCGGCTGGCCCGCAGCGGCGCGGACATCGACCCCTCGGAGTACTTCATCGAGGGCGGCCAGCTGTTCGATGCCCAGGAGGTCGCACAGCTGTCGACGAATCTCGACCAGTTGGTCAGTGCCGTCCGCGAGAGCAAGTACGGCGAGGACCTCGATCAGGCGCTGTCGGCGCTTGAGGAGGCCGACAACCTCATCGACTTCGAGCGGGCGCTGGACGCGGCGCTGCTCGAATACGCTGACCGGCTCTCGAACCGCTATCCGCTGTCGGTCTGTCCGGTGTTGTCCTACGTTCTCGCGAAGGAACGCGAGGTCGACAACATCCGGGCCATCGCCCGCGGTCGCGAGGCCGGTCTCGGCCCCGACGAAGTCGAACAGGAGCTGGTGATACTATGA
- a CDS encoding V-type ATP synthase subunit F (produces ATP from ADP in the presence of a proton gradient across the membrane; the F subunit is part of the catalytic core of the ATP synthase complex): MSQEIAVIGSPEFTTGFRLAGVRKFADVPADEKDEQLDEAVEEMLNDDDVGIVVMHDDDLSHLSRGVRQDAETSVEPVMVTLGGGTGSGGLREQIKRAIGIDLMDED, encoded by the coding sequence ATGAGCCAGGAAATCGCTGTCATCGGCAGCCCGGAGTTCACGACGGGCTTTCGGCTAGCTGGCGTCCGAAAGTTCGCGGACGTGCCTGCCGACGAGAAAGACGAGCAACTCGACGAGGCCGTCGAGGAGATGCTCAACGACGACGACGTCGGCATCGTCGTAATGCACGACGACGACCTGTCGCACCTCTCACGCGGTGTTCGGCAGGACGCGGAGACGAGTGTCGAGCCAGTGATGGTCACGCTCGGCGGCGGCACTGGGAGCGGCGGACTGCGTGAACAAATCAAGCGAGCCATCGGTATCGACCTGATGGACGAAGACTAA
- a CDS encoding ATP synthase subunit A produces MSQATDTDVREDGIIESVSGPVVTARDLDARMNDVVYVGSEGLMGEVIEIEGNITTIQVYEETSGVSPGEPVEGTGSPLSVDLGPGMLDAIYDGVQRPLDVLEEKMGSAFLDRGVDAPGIDLEKTWEFTPEVEEGDEVEAGDIVGTVPETPSIDHKVMVPPDSEGGEVVAIESGNFTVEETVVELDSGEEIQMHQEWPVRQQRPTVEKETPTEPLISGQRVLDGLFPIAKGGTAAIPGPFGSGKTVTQHQLAKWADADIVVYVGCGERGNEMTEVIEDFPELEDPTTGNALMDRTCLIANTSNMPVAARESCVYTGITIAEYFRDMGYDVALMADSTSRWAEAMREISSRLEEMPGEEGYPAYLSARLSEFYERAGYFENINGTEGSVSVIGAVSPPGGDFSEPVTQNTLRIVKTFWALDADLAERRHFPSINWNESYSLYRDQLDPWFEENVRDDWPETRQWAIDTLDEEAELQEIVQLVGKDALPEDQQLTLEIARYLREAWLQQNAFHDVDTFCEPEKTYRIMDAAKTYNDAAFEALDAGVPVEEITDIDAAPRLNRIGVQEDYNEYIDELEDDIESQLRELY; encoded by the coding sequence ATGAGTCAAGCAACAGACACAGACGTCCGCGAGGACGGCATTATCGAAAGCGTCTCGGGACCGGTCGTAACGGCTCGGGACCTCGACGCCCGGATGAACGACGTCGTTTACGTCGGCTCGGAAGGGCTGATGGGCGAGGTCATCGAGATCGAAGGAAACATCACCACGATTCAGGTGTACGAGGAGACCTCCGGTGTCTCCCCCGGCGAACCCGTCGAAGGGACGGGCTCGCCCCTCTCCGTGGACCTCGGGCCGGGCATGCTCGACGCCATCTACGACGGCGTCCAGCGCCCGCTCGACGTGCTCGAAGAGAAGATGGGGTCGGCGTTCCTCGACCGCGGCGTCGACGCGCCGGGCATTGACCTGGAGAAGACCTGGGAGTTCACCCCCGAAGTCGAGGAAGGCGACGAGGTCGAAGCCGGCGATATCGTCGGCACTGTCCCTGAGACGCCCAGTATCGATCACAAAGTGATGGTCCCGCCCGACTCCGAGGGTGGCGAGGTCGTCGCCATCGAATCGGGCAACTTCACCGTCGAGGAGACGGTTGTCGAACTGGACAGCGGCGAGGAAATCCAGATGCACCAGGAGTGGCCGGTGCGCCAGCAGCGGCCGACCGTCGAGAAGGAGACCCCGACGGAGCCGCTCATCTCCGGCCAGCGCGTGCTGGACGGCCTGTTCCCGATTGCGAAAGGCGGGACGGCCGCCATCCCCGGTCCCTTCGGCTCCGGGAAGACGGTCACCCAGCACCAGCTCGCCAAGTGGGCCGACGCTGACATCGTCGTCTACGTCGGCTGTGGCGAGCGTGGCAACGAGATGACCGAGGTCATCGAGGACTTCCCGGAACTGGAAGACCCGACCACCGGCAACGCGCTGATGGACCGGACCTGCCTCATCGCCAACACGTCCAACATGCCCGTCGCGGCCCGTGAGTCCTGTGTGTACACGGGAATCACCATCGCGGAGTACTTCCGTGACATGGGCTACGACGTGGCGCTGATGGCCGACTCCACCTCCCGGTGGGCCGAGGCCATGCGCGAAATCTCTTCCCGGCTCGAGGAGATGCCCGGCGAGGAGGGGTACCCCGCGTACCTCTCCGCTCGCCTGAGCGAGTTCTACGAGCGTGCCGGGTACTTCGAGAACATCAACGGTACCGAGGGTTCGGTCTCGGTCATCGGGGCCGTCTCGCCGCCGGGCGGGGACTTCTCGGAGCCGGTCACCCAGAACACGCTGCGTATCGTCAAGACGTTCTGGGCGCTGGACGCCGACCTCGCCGAACGCCGGCACTTCCCGTCTATCAACTGGAACGAGTCGTACTCGCTGTATCGCGACCAGCTCGACCCGTGGTTCGAGGAGAACGTCCGGGACGACTGGCCGGAGACGCGCCAGTGGGCCATCGACACGCTGGATGAGGAGGCCGAACTGCAGGAAATCGTCCAGCTTGTCGGGAAGGACGCGCTGCCGGAAGACCAGCAGCTGACGCTGGAAATCGCCCGCTACCTGCGCGAGGCGTGGCTCCAGCAGAACGCCTTCCACGACGTCGACACCTTCTGTGAGCCCGAGAAGACCTACCGCATCATGGACGCCGCCAAGACGTACAACGATGCGGCCTTCGAGGCGCTCGATGCCGGCGTTCCCGTCGAGGAAATCACCGACATCGACGCCGCGCCGCGGCTCAACCGTATCGGCGTGCAGGAGGACTACAACGAGTACATCGACGAACTCGAAGACGACATCGAGTCACAGCTCAGGGAGCTGTACTAA
- a CDS encoding ATP synthase subunit B, translating into MKEYQTITEISGPLVFVETDEPVGYDDIVEIELSDGETRRGQVLESASDYVAIQVFEGTEGIDRDASVRFLGETMKMPVTEDLLGRVMDGTGQPIDGGPEIVPDERRDIVGEAINPFSREYPEEFIQTGVSAIDGMNTLVRGQKLPIFSASGLPHNDLALQIARQATVPEEEDGEDDEGSEFAVIFGAMGITAEEANEFMDDFERTGALERSVVFMNLADDPAVERTITPRLALTTAEYLAFEKDYHVLVILTDMTNYCEALREIGAAREEVPGRRGYPGYMYTDLAQLYERAGRIEGREGSVTQLPILTMPGDDDTHPIPDLTGYITEGQIYIDRDLNSQGIQPPINVLPSLSRLMDDGIGEGLTRADHADVKDQIFAAYAEGEDLRDLVNIVGREALSELDNKYLDFADRFEEEFVDQGTDTARSIDETLELGWDLLSMLPKDALNRIDEDLIEEHYREDETAEAVEA; encoded by the coding sequence ATGAAAGAGTACCAGACAATCACGGAGATCAGCGGACCGCTGGTGTTCGTCGAGACCGACGAACCGGTCGGCTACGACGACATCGTCGAAATCGAGCTCAGCGACGGCGAGACCCGCCGTGGCCAGGTGCTCGAATCTGCGAGCGACTACGTCGCCATCCAGGTGTTCGAGGGGACCGAAGGTATCGACCGCGACGCCTCGGTTCGCTTCCTCGGCGAGACGATGAAGATGCCCGTCACCGAGGACCTCCTCGGGCGGGTCATGGACGGGACCGGCCAGCCCATCGACGGCGGCCCGGAAATCGTTCCTGACGAGCGCCGCGACATCGTCGGCGAAGCCATCAACCCCTTCTCGCGGGAGTACCCCGAGGAGTTCATCCAGACGGGCGTCTCGGCCATCGACGGCATGAACACGCTCGTCCGCGGGCAGAAACTGCCGATCTTCTCCGCCTCCGGCCTGCCCCACAACGACCTCGCGCTCCAGATTGCGCGACAGGCGACGGTGCCGGAAGAGGAAGACGGCGAAGACGACGAGGGTTCGGAGTTCGCAGTCATCTTCGGCGCGATGGGTATCACGGCCGAAGAGGCAAACGAGTTCATGGACGACTTCGAGCGCACCGGCGCGCTGGAACGCTCGGTCGTCTTCATGAACCTCGCGGACGACCCGGCCGTCGAGCGGACGATTACGCCGCGGCTGGCCCTGACGACCGCCGAGTACCTCGCCTTCGAGAAGGACTACCACGTCCTGGTCATCCTGACGGACATGACCAACTACTGCGAGGCGCTGCGCGAAATCGGTGCCGCGCGTGAGGAGGTCCCGGGCCGCCGTGGCTACCCCGGATACATGTACACCGACCTGGCCCAGCTCTACGAGCGCGCCGGTCGAATCGAGGGCCGCGAGGGCTCCGTGACCCAGCTCCCGATTCTGACGATGCCCGGCGACGACGACACGCACCCGATTCCGGACCTGACCGGGTACATCACCGAAGGCCAGATCTACATCGACCGCGACCTCAACAGCCAGGGCATCCAGCCGCCGATCAACGTCCTGCCGAGCCTGTCGCGGCTGATGGACGACGGTATCGGCGAGGGGCTGACCCGCGCCGATCACGCCGACGTGAAAGACCAGATATTCGCCGCGTACGCGGAGGGTGAGGACCTGCGCGACCTCGTGAACATCGTCGGTCGCGAGGCGCTGTCGGAACTGGACAACAAGTACTTGGACTTCGCCGACCGCTTCGAAGAGGAGTTCGTCGATCAGGGCACCGACACGGCCCGCAGTATCGACGAGACGCTCGAACTCGGCTGGGACCTGCTCTCGATGCTCCCGAAGGATGCGCTGAACCGCATCGACGAGGATCTCATCGAAGAGCACTACCGCGAGGACGAGACCGCAGAAGCCGTCGAAGCGTAA
- a CDS encoding rhodopsin, whose translation MPAPGSEGIWLWLGTAGMFLGMLYFIARGWGETDSRRQKFYIATILITAIAFVNYLAMALGFGLTIVEFAGEEHPIYWARYSDWLFTTPLLLYDLGLLAGADRNTITSLVSLDVLMIGTGLVATLSAGSGVLSAGAERLVWWGISTAFLLVLLYFLFSSLSGRVADLPSDTRSTFKTLRNLVTVVWLVYPVWWLVGTEGIGLVGIGIETAGFMVIDLVAKVGFGIILLRSHGVLDGAAEATGTGATPADD comes from the coding sequence ATGCCAGCACCAGGGAGCGAAGGAATTTGGCTGTGGTTAGGTACAGCGGGCATGTTCCTCGGCATGCTATACTTCATCGCGCGTGGCTGGGGTGAAACCGACAGCCGGCGCCAGAAGTTCTACATCGCGACAATACTTATCACGGCAATCGCGTTCGTGAATTACCTCGCGATGGCACTTGGCTTCGGGCTGACAATCGTTGAGTTCGCCGGTGAGGAACATCCAATTTACTGGGCGCGGTACAGTGACTGGCTGTTTACCACGCCGTTGCTGTTGTACGACCTTGGACTGCTTGCAGGGGCAGACCGTAACACTATCACGTCGCTCGTCAGCCTCGATGTGCTGATGATCGGGACCGGTCTGGTTGCGACGCTGAGCGCAGGCAGCGGCGTGCTGTCGGCCGGCGCGGAACGGCTGGTCTGGTGGGGCATCAGCACCGCCTTCCTGCTGGTCCTGCTGTACTTCCTGTTCAGCTCGCTGTCCGGCCGGGTCGCAGACCTGCCAAGCGACACGCGTAGCACGTTCAAGACGTTGCGCAACCTCGTCACCGTCGTCTGGCTGGTCTATCCGGTCTGGTGGCTCGTTGGTACCGAGGGAATCGGCCTCGTCGGTATCGGGATCGAGACAGCCGGCTTCATGGTCATCGACCTCGTCGCGAAGGTCGGCTTCGGTATCATCCTGCTCCGGAGCCACGGCGTGCTTGACGGCGCGGCCGAGGCGACCGGAACTGGCGCAACGCCTGCAGACGACTAA
- a CDS encoding V-type ATP synthase subunit D: protein MAKDVKPTRKNLMQIEDRIELSERGHDTLEKKRDGLIMEFMDILDQAQDVREDLDDSYERAQRAINMARAMEGDVAVRGAAAALKEHPELTTQSKNIMGVVVPQIESSKVRKSLDERGYGVMGTSARIDEAAEAYEELLENIILAAEVETAMKKMLEEIETTKRRVNALEFKLLPDLYDNQEYIEQKLEEQEREEIFRMKKIKAKKEEEEDTLAAEEAAEEEPEAVTADD, encoded by the coding sequence ATGGCTAAGGACGTCAAACCCACGCGCAAGAATCTGATGCAGATCGAGGACCGCATCGAGCTGTCCGAGCGTGGGCACGACACGCTGGAGAAGAAGCGTGACGGCCTCATCATGGAGTTCATGGACATTCTGGATCAGGCGCAGGACGTCCGTGAAGATCTCGACGATTCCTACGAGCGGGCCCAGCGCGCGATCAATATGGCCCGGGCGATGGAGGGTGACGTGGCTGTCCGTGGGGCCGCTGCAGCGCTGAAAGAACACCCCGAACTGACGACCCAGTCGAAGAACATCATGGGCGTCGTCGTCCCGCAAATCGAGTCCAGCAAGGTTCGAAAGTCACTGGACGAACGCGGCTATGGCGTTATGGGGACCTCGGCCCGTATCGACGAGGCTGCCGAGGCATACGAGGAACTGCTCGAAAACATCATTCTCGCCGCCGAAGTCGAGACGGCGATGAAGAAGATGCTCGAAGAGATCGAGACCACGAAACGCCGTGTCAATGCCCTCGAATTCAAGCTCCTGCCCGACCTCTATGACAATCAAGAGTACATCGAGCAGAAACTCGAAGAGCAGGAGCGCGAAGAGATCTTCCGCATGAAAAAGATCAAAGCAAAGAAAGAAGAGGAAGAGGACACGCTCGCGGCCGAAGAGGCAGCGGAAGAAGAGCCCGAAGCGGTCACTGCTGACGACTGA
- a CDS encoding peptide chain release factor 1 (Directs the termination of nascent peptide synthesis in response to the termination codons UAA, UAG and UGA), whose product MSEQQEQEQSDKQKYEFRKVIEELKGYQGSGTQLVSIYVPEDKQISDVVAHVTQEHSEASNIKSKDTRTAVQDALTSIKDRLRYYDNTPPENGLVLFSGAFDTGGGRTDMVTKVLESPPDPIESFRYHCDSEFLTEPLEHMLADKGLFGLIVLDRREANVGWLKGKRVEPVKSASSLVPGKQRKGGQSAQRFARLRLEAIDNFYQEVAGMANDLFVADRHDLDGILVGGPSPTKDEFLDGDYLHHELQDMVLGKFDVAYTDESGLYDLVDAADEVLAEHEMLRDKELMEDFFKQLHNGDKATYGFDQTRQNLNMGAVEQLLISEDLRKDVVAYTCENGHDEYDLINSNAATDDHECTRCGATVDAEDGEREDAIDHLMELADQRGTETVFISTDFEKGEQLLTAFGGVAGLLRYSTGV is encoded by the coding sequence ATGAGCGAGCAGCAGGAACAGGAACAATCTGACAAGCAGAAATACGAGTTCCGGAAGGTCATAGAGGAACTCAAGGGGTACCAGGGTTCGGGCACCCAGCTGGTCTCTATTTACGTCCCCGAGGACAAGCAGATAAGCGACGTCGTCGCCCACGTCACCCAAGAGCACTCCGAGGCCTCGAACATCAAGTCGAAGGACACCCGCACCGCGGTCCAAGACGCGCTGACTTCCATCAAAGACCGGCTTCGATACTACGACAACACGCCGCCGGAGAACGGCCTAGTGCTGTTCTCGGGGGCGTTCGACACCGGCGGCGGCCGGACCGACATGGTGACCAAGGTCCTCGAATCCCCGCCAGACCCTATCGAATCGTTCCGCTATCACTGTGACTCAGAGTTTCTCACCGAGCCACTGGAACACATGCTGGCCGACAAAGGGCTGTTCGGTCTCATCGTGCTCGACCGGCGCGAGGCTAACGTCGGCTGGCTGAAGGGCAAACGCGTCGAGCCCGTCAAGTCCGCCTCGTCGCTGGTTCCGGGCAAACAGCGGAAAGGTGGGCAGTCCGCCCAGCGGTTCGCCCGCCTCCGACTGGAAGCCATCGACAACTTCTATCAGGAGGTCGCGGGGATGGCCAACGACCTGTTCGTCGCCGACCGCCACGACCTGGACGGTATCCTCGTCGGTGGCCCCTCACCGACGAAAGACGAGTTCCTCGACGGCGACTACCTCCACCACGAGCTACAGGACATGGTGCTGGGGAAGTTCGACGTTGCCTACACCGACGAGTCGGGCCTGTACGACCTCGTGGACGCAGCCGACGAGGTGCTGGCCGAACACGAGATGCTCCGGGACAAGGAGCTCATGGAGGACTTCTTCAAGCAGCTCCACAACGGGGACAAGGCCACCTACGGCTTCGACCAGACCCGCCAGAACCTCAACATGGGTGCGGTCGAACAGCTGCTCATCTCCGAGGACCTCCGGAAGGACGTGGTCGCCTACACCTGCGAGAACGGCCACGACGAGTACGACCTCATCAACAGCAACGCGGCGACCGACGACCACGAGTGTACCCGCTGTGGAGCCACCGTCGACGCCGAGGACGGCGAGCGCGAAGACGCCATCGACCACCTGATGGAACTGGCCGACCAGCGGGGCACAGAGACGGTGTTCATCTCGACTGACTTCGAAAAAGGCGAACAGCTGCTGACCGCTTTTGGCGGCGTCGCCGGCTTGCTGCGTTACTCGACAGGCGTCTAA